One genomic segment of Helianthus annuus cultivar XRQ/B chromosome 14, HanXRQr2.0-SUNRISE, whole genome shotgun sequence includes these proteins:
- the LOC110904778 gene encoding uncharacterized protein LOC110904778 isoform X1: MSDTLADLASWLPSDFLSGDITHHPPYDFASSSSTESESDDDDVIPGLTHRFTRSVSLQERLKVPYTIQKKRVFSVSPESTLNWNACGPTHVRSSPTTPFGQPDNDALELIYAAAGQVARMKMNAVNHAVYGSRSLLGAPRPVGPPLSHLNRNCTMFNEKQQMFFRQQQLRDRFSGGPNYPAAPRFVSGRPVGVGQPAWPPYPVERRQQPGNEFGLKPVPVGSNGRSIPAVKKGCAGTGVFLPRNYSNAPPETKKNQVCSAANPAGRVLAQSMNKNHDPIVKKAQANMNGVFLRQNEAPAVAQHHTNVKCDELAEMIMAQRQRAVMLAQQRRSSSHESVPEVVLPQEWTY; the protein is encoded by the exons ATGTCTGACACTCTCGCCGACCTCGCCTCTTGGCTCCCGTCGGACTTTCTCTCCGGCGACATCACCCACCACCCCCCTTACGACTTCGCCTCCTCTTCTTCCACCGAGTCTGAGAGCGACGACGATGACGTCATCCCCGGGTTAACTCACCGCTTCACTCGCTCTGTTTCTCTCCAAGAGCGCCTCAAAGTACCTTATACTATTCAG AAGAAGAGGGTTTTCTCTGTTTCGCCGGAATCTACTCTGAACTGGAATGCTTGTGGGCCTACGCACGTTCGTTCGTCTCCAACGACGCCGTTTGGTCAACCGGATAACGACGCTTTGGAACTCATCTACGCTGCTGCGGGTCAAGTCGCCAGGATGAAAATGAACGCCGTCAATCACGCCGTTTATGGTTCCAGAAGTCTACTCGGAGCCCCACGTCCTGTCGGACCTCCTCTCTCTCATCTTAACCGAAACTGTACGATGTTCAATGAAAAACAACAAATGTTCTTCCGGCAACAACAGCTTCGCGACAGATTTTCCGGCGGCCCTAACTACCCCGCCGCCCCTCGGTTTGTTTCCGGCAGACCGGTAGGTGTTGGTCAGCCTGCATGGCCTCCGTATCCAGTTGAAAGGCGTCAACAACCCGGTAACGAATTCGGGTTGAAACCCGTACCCGTCGGATCTAACGGCCGTAGTATCCCCGCTGTTAAAAAGGGTTGTGCCGGTACCGGCGTGTTTCTGCCTCGCAATTACAGTAATGCCCCTCCTGAAACGAAGAAAAACCAAG TTTGTTCGGCTGCTAATCCGGCAGGTAGAGTGTTGGCTCAGTCTATGAACAAAAATCATGACCCAATAGTCAAAAAAGCTCAAGCAAACATGAACGGCGTGTTTCTCCGACAAAATGAAGCTCCAGCAGTGGCTCAACACCACACCAACGTAAAATGTGATGAGCTAGCAGAAATGATAATGGCCCAGAGACAAAGGGCCGTGATGTTAGCCCAACAACGTCGAAGCAGCAGCCATGAGAGTGTACCTGAAGTGGTCCTGCCTCAGGAATGGACATATTGA
- the LOC110904778 gene encoding uncharacterized protein LOC110904778 isoform X2 → MSDTLADLASWLPSDFLSGDITHHPPYDFASSSSTESESDDDDVIPGLTHRFTRSVSLQERLKVPYTIQKRVFSVSPESTLNWNACGPTHVRSSPTTPFGQPDNDALELIYAAAGQVARMKMNAVNHAVYGSRSLLGAPRPVGPPLSHLNRNCTMFNEKQQMFFRQQQLRDRFSGGPNYPAAPRFVSGRPVGVGQPAWPPYPVERRQQPGNEFGLKPVPVGSNGRSIPAVKKGCAGTGVFLPRNYSNAPPETKKNQVCSAANPAGRVLAQSMNKNHDPIVKKAQANMNGVFLRQNEAPAVAQHHTNVKCDELAEMIMAQRQRAVMLAQQRRSSSHESVPEVVLPQEWTY, encoded by the exons ATGTCTGACACTCTCGCCGACCTCGCCTCTTGGCTCCCGTCGGACTTTCTCTCCGGCGACATCACCCACCACCCCCCTTACGACTTCGCCTCCTCTTCTTCCACCGAGTCTGAGAGCGACGACGATGACGTCATCCCCGGGTTAACTCACCGCTTCACTCGCTCTGTTTCTCTCCAAGAGCGCCTCAAAGTACCTTATACTATTCAG AAGAGGGTTTTCTCTGTTTCGCCGGAATCTACTCTGAACTGGAATGCTTGTGGGCCTACGCACGTTCGTTCGTCTCCAACGACGCCGTTTGGTCAACCGGATAACGACGCTTTGGAACTCATCTACGCTGCTGCGGGTCAAGTCGCCAGGATGAAAATGAACGCCGTCAATCACGCCGTTTATGGTTCCAGAAGTCTACTCGGAGCCCCACGTCCTGTCGGACCTCCTCTCTCTCATCTTAACCGAAACTGTACGATGTTCAATGAAAAACAACAAATGTTCTTCCGGCAACAACAGCTTCGCGACAGATTTTCCGGCGGCCCTAACTACCCCGCCGCCCCTCGGTTTGTTTCCGGCAGACCGGTAGGTGTTGGTCAGCCTGCATGGCCTCCGTATCCAGTTGAAAGGCGTCAACAACCCGGTAACGAATTCGGGTTGAAACCCGTACCCGTCGGATCTAACGGCCGTAGTATCCCCGCTGTTAAAAAGGGTTGTGCCGGTACCGGCGTGTTTCTGCCTCGCAATTACAGTAATGCCCCTCCTGAAACGAAGAAAAACCAAG TTTGTTCGGCTGCTAATCCGGCAGGTAGAGTGTTGGCTCAGTCTATGAACAAAAATCATGACCCAATAGTCAAAAAAGCTCAAGCAAACATGAACGGCGTGTTTCTCCGACAAAATGAAGCTCCAGCAGTGGCTCAACACCACACCAACGTAAAATGTGATGAGCTAGCAGAAATGATAATGGCCCAGAGACAAAGGGCCGTGATGTTAGCCCAACAACGTCGAAGCAGCAGCCATGAGAGTGTACCTGAAGTGGTCCTGCCTCAGGAATGGACATATTGA